One Pomacea canaliculata isolate SZHN2017 linkage group LG1, ASM307304v1, whole genome shotgun sequence genomic window, AGCCAGTGCAGTAGTTTGAAAAGTTTTACTCTTTGGAATCACACGAAATGCAAAGATGTATTTGATTATTCTTGAAAACAGAAGTTTCATATATGCAAGAGACAAACAGTTCTGAGaacttcataaataaataaatgctggAGTTATGACTATGTTTCTAAGTTGCTGATAATACTAAAAAAAGAGTGTAGTAATTCTTGTTACATGTTATATTTTCTAAGTCATAAATTCATTGATTGAAAGAATCTATAACCCTTTCAAGTATGAtgctttgaaacattttgaaggattattcataaaatgtgtacTATTGATGAATTTAAAGAATATCTCTTCTACAACACAAATATTGTAATTGGGAACCATATGATTAAGTGATTGGCTGATAGAAGGTATTTATCAAAATAGATTGACAGATACTGGTGATCACTTCATATACCAAAAATTTCAGCTAAACTTTCCCAACTTGTCACTAAGTTTCTACACTTTGGAGGACTTAAACGCAGTCAAAcagtatcaaaataaaaaacaaattaaaatcataaagaTAAACTGTAAGAGGAATAAATTTGTACAATTAACGCTTGAAGACTTGATTCTCTGGCTTTTTAAGGATTACTAAGCGGAtttctagtttttaaaaaatactatgaTACTATGGAAACTTGTATTTAACAAATtccaaagacaacaacaaacaattaaaatggtTTCAATTAAGAATTCTTTTTTTAGGACTTTACCATCTAACAGTTATAAAAAAGAGTGTTAGTTTCCCAAATGTTTCATATTGAAGTAGATGATAATTCATTTGTTATGGCATTATCAGTTTGTTAGTCCCCAATTTAAAAAGATGTCATAGCATGACAAGCAATAATGTAAACTTCTGGCAAATAGTAAAAGTTGGGATGCTCActatttttatctcccttttactCTCTTTTCTCCCACCTGCTATTTCTTTTGTCCACTCGTGCCTCTTCCCACGTGTTGAATGCCTGTGTGTCAAGAATAAGAGGTGATTTTGAATAACAAGTAAAATGTATTGATTGCAGTAAATAAAgctgtgtaaaataatttataagacATGTTAGAACTTAActaattactttttaatgtgcaatactttttctttacttACCAGCTCTGACGCCTCTTCAAACAACTTTTCTGCCTGCCGGACATGGTTTTGCTTTTCggcttaaaacaaaaaaaggtgcATAAAATAaggtttaatttttaaattcaaaatattgTTTAGTGCTAAAAACATGGATGATAGTTGTATTTCTGGTATTTTCATGTTAGGGTAGGATCTGTAAAATTAGGTAAAACAAAATTGTGAGTGGAACTTCTAAGGGAAGTATTTTAGGTCCAGTATTGTTCACTGTGTTTATCAATGATTTAGAAGATACATTGTTCAATGCTTGTAAGTTCTTTGCAGAtgatagaaaaatatatgatacaAATTTAAAGAGTACAATGATTCAAAGTTATACTAATAAACTGCAAGTGGTGTGAAAAAtggaaattataatttaatatatcAAAGAGCAGATTTATGCATGTAAGTAAAAACAATTCAAGATgcatgtacaaaataaaaattaatgaaaatgttcCAGTAATAGAAACGTGTACTGAAGAGAAAGACCTGGGTATTGACTTGCACTTCCAAAGACTGGCAGCCAAGACAAGTCAAGTGGGTGGCATTTAAAGAggacatttaaatattttgatagggaaacattttaacatttgtacAAAGCACTTGCATGTCCACATTTGGCATAGGCCAATATGATCTGGTGTCTGTTCCTAAAAAGATAATCAATATCTGTGGAAAGTGTACAAAGACATGCTACCAGTAGAATGTCTTATTCCAatgatgcccaacctacggcctgcaggccatatccggcctgcaaaacttctgcccacagtgcaggaaaccagcatgttagtaataaaaaaagacctaaaaaaaacgaaaaaaagggaagaagaagtatttatgcCTACGTAgtggcgtctctcaatctttttttcaatggacgaacatttcgattcagtgctccgactccgtctctacgatgcagccggacattcagaggttggtttcgggtaaacaacttcaaatatcccactaattactacataattaatggtaagtaccacttgtttctaataaaaatggtatctgctctattttgtttctttttttttttttgtatttttgcggtgaagcggcccgtgacgcACATGTCGGAAaagtgtatggcccgcaggccgaaaaaggttgggcatcactgtcttATTCCAATAGAACTTAAGACTCCACTCACTGAACAGGGAAGGGGAGACCTTTAATTGCCACAAACTATCGTTATGACAAATTCAGAAGGAAAAAGTTTTTATCATACGTATTACTATTTACCACAGATATTATTTTTTGCAAAGAGTTGCTACTAATTGGAACTTACTTCTGGCTAACATTAAGCATGCACAAAATCAGAATAGTTATAAATGCTTTCTAGGTTAACATTCCAAAATTGATAGAtctattttacagttttgatagATAATGAAATATGCAAATTAAAGTGAATTTATTAGGGCATTAAACAGGCCGCGAGGCTTAGGCGATGATTGCCAGTCCCTGCTACTATCCACTATTATTTAGTACCAGTCgaaacaagtgaaaacaaaactgtattaTTGAATTTGTAACTACTAGTATAACTAGTAACTAGCAGTTAGTATTTAAACTAGGATATAGATTATTACAATGATAATCGAGAACTGTAATGAGACATTTCTACATCTTCGCTCTACAATTCCTTGCATTATGTTGTTTATTCACTATTTTAGTCACAACTAATAGTGATAAATACTTGAGTGTGTAGAGCTGCAAATCTGCTCAATAAAACAGGCTGCATTCGCACATCCAGTCAAAGGCAAACGGCAACTAATCATAAGAGTTCGAACTCATTAGGATTAACACAACAAAGTCTATCAATCGAGTGCTAATAGTACTATTACCGGAGTATTCATCTCAAGCGAAGTTCATTAGTTTGTACATGGATAATTCGTTGGGTGGTTGTTCTCGGTCAAGATCGAAATAACACATATCTTAGAACAGTActcttataaaataaatatcgcTCACCACCACTTGAATTTGATATTTTTCCGATATGAAATGTTATATCGGCGGTAACAGTGGAATACTGTTGTTCAAAATTTTGTAGCAGACTTGCCATCGTGTATTGATCTGCGCAAACTCAGCGCGTTGACTTCCGGGCAGTCTTTTCGTTTCCGGTAAACTAAGAAGGTAAGCTCAGGGCTGTCTTAGAATATTCTCTAATCACGTTTAATCACGTTaaatttcttcatctttatGCTTTTATTGAATTAGATAGCATTTAGATATATGGTAAGTTCAACAAAGTATATATTTTGGCAAAATGTTATAGTACACTAGTGTTTACATGGTCGTGAAATCGCATGTATTTTTGCACTTCATGAAGTGTGTTCTGTTTCTACTTTCAGATGGCACAACGGTTGACGCTTCGTAGACGCCTTTCTTACAACACAAAGTCAAACCGCAGACGAGTGTAAGTTGGTATATTAAGCTTTAAATACTACACTGATCAATCATGCTATCAATATATATTAAATGCTTTTTAGTGAAGAAATTGCAGTACTATCTATATCTTATCTAGTTATAGTAATAAAGTCATATCAAGGATCtggattaaaagaaaatttgttacttttttttttttttaaaagagaaaggatAAGTTTTGTCAGTTCACTTTAAAGTTAGTACTCATCAAACACACGGAAGTTGGTAGTGGGAGACCCGTGTTTTCATTTGCATTGGCCTTTACTGAAAGACTATCCAGAGTGATTTGTACCTATGGTCACATCATAGATGTTGACAATGGCTATTGAGTTACAACcccattaaaatataaaatatccaGATCATATATTGTTTCTTATTACATTGCTCTTTATTACCTGATATAAATTTCATATAGAAAGTTTATAAATCTGCCACTCGAAAtgataaaatcttgttttctgtttcattgGTGATTCCTGGGATTCAGGTCAAAGACTCCAGgtacaatatttttaatcttattGTGAGCAACGTTATTGTTAGAAAGTTGCCATAAATTTCTTCTTATGGATGCTGTATAGCAAAAcccatgagagcttttaaaaagtatatatagCTAGGGAGATTCTTTATTGCAGAACTTAGAATTTTATAAATTGAAAATGTGATTAAAGTTCGTTAAAGATGTAAATTTTGGCATTACACATGAGTTTATACATGATAACTTTGTGTTTCAGGAGGTAAACTTGTGTACCTGTATACTAAGAAGTTGGGTAATACACCTAGATGTGGAGACTGCAAGTTGAAGTTACGAGGTGTAAGTAAAACTACCTCTctccccccctttttttatCATAGTTTTTGCAAACCAGCATGAGTTTAATAGAGATGGGATTttctgtcattaaaatgttagtAGAGTCAATAAGATTTGgtcaaataaaagaatgccTCATTTAATGGGGAAAGAGCAGGGTGGTAGCAGGGGTTCCTGGTGTTCTATGAGGTGGCAACCATAATTCATACAAAATCATTGGTCTGATGTCACCTTATGGAAACCTTTATCAGTTTAGTTCAGTACATTGTTTGACTAGAATTGCTCCAAATTACACATTAGAAATTAGGCCATGGTTGTGGTTACAGGTCCATAAGCATTGACTAATGATTTTAAAGCCACTTTTAATTAGTGAAGACAGaagggtttttaaaaactagaatCCGGCTCAGATAAATACCTAATGACTTTACTGAGACCCTCTCCTGACCATAAGCGTGCCTAATGTGCATATTTACTTCGTATGAGTATTTCTGTTTTAGTGTCTTACATgggtttttggttgttttagtTCTAGCTCGTAAAgtgtgaaaaatataaccacTGCGTAAGGATTAATTTGATATAACTGGATGAATTATTCAGTCCGTGTTTAAAACATGCTTAGCAATGAGATTTGATTAACTGGGAATTGTCAAAATCCTAAAATGCATGTCTCACGAGACACAATGAAGCAAGGAGTTGCCATTTTTGTAGTAgctgttttttttggtttttttgttttcttttacttgtcaAACTCTCCTCCCGCCCAAACCTATAGCGGTCCGGTGACGCAACGGTTAGTTCACCACCCAGTTATTACTACCACACATGTTGATGAATGTACATAACTCGAAGCGGGCTTCAAAGTCTGCCATCTTGTTGATTAGTTGGGCATTTCGGTGCTGATAACCACTTAATTGTTGCAGTTAGCTTTTGACTGTAAATGGTTGATAATTTTGGTTGCTGTTTTGACTTTAGCTGACTGCAGCACGCCCCCTGGAGCTTTCTGCCATGTCAAAACGCCACAAGCATGTCACAAGAACTTATGGTGGATCACTTTGCCATACATGTGTACGAAGCAGGTATGTGGCTCTTTTTTATGTCTAATGACACATctattgtgcttttttttttgaaatctatCTTCAGCTTCTGGAAAAATTTACTGTCTTGTAAACTGTTGATCAagttacaacaaaataaatattgtagaaAGTCATGGCATGCCGAAATTAGTGCTctggtgtaaatattttgttttactgctgCATAACTCCCATGTTTCCCTTAAGTAAATTATAGTCTTCAATTGATTTTTGCTCCAAACAAGGTATTATagcttggggggggggggggggggcggtcATTTCATCCCACCAAAGGTCCAGTTCGTCCCAAGCCCAAAAGGCAATCGATAAAACAAGTAGCtatcaacatcaaatatttcCAAAAGAGACATGTTCAAACATTCTAGATATGCAagctcagttgcttattttaagcagaaaaatGCGAAATGTTTAGCCACCATCCtgctaaacaaaaatggccacTTGGCAAGACGCAtgcagaaaatgtatttttaacaatGGCAAATAAACTGATTcctatttaaacagttttttaaattaaagattttgttgtgaacttgtattttgactttttttttgttttgcttattattattatatgcagagCTTCGCTGATCGGGTACGCATTTAACTCAAAGCACATAATGCTATATTAGTGCACCGAAACCAGTGTCGTCAGTTGTGAAACTAATTAAGTGAAATTGTCGCTAAATTTATTCACATGGCTCTGTTTAAAATAGGCAGCTGAGCTTGCGTATCGATAGTTCGAACAATGTATATCAGTGATTAATTGCCTTTTTTGGGCTTCTGGCAAAGTGACCTATGGCCTATTTTCAGGGAGATGTACCAGGCAAAGAAAGCTGTTTTAGCCTGCTCAGTTTGTATTTTCTTAGTATTAGTCTTAATTTAAACCAGTTATAAGATGGGATGATACTTGTTTCTCCACAAATTGCATTTTTACATTTACTGTGATTACAAAGTAGGATGACCTGTTGGTGTGTTTCAGAATTGTGCGTGCTTTCCTTATTGAAGAACAGAAGATTGTTGTCAGGGTGCTTAAAGCACAGGAGGCCACCAAGAAATAAGTTGAGCAATAAATGTGAACACCATTACTTACAAAGGCTTGCTTGTTTGTCAGTGTGGGATTTGCATTGTGAAAGCTGTATTTGTAGATCTCGCTGTAAGGACCCTTTTGTACTGAACTTGCAAAATGCTCCGCACTTATTGAAGGCAGGCTGGCCTGCGTGTtaatatgaagaagaaaaaaaaatagactacATTAAGTAAACAATAAGGAAAGCAGGAtgctttgtaatatttttggtGAGTAATCAAGTATTTTAATGTGAATGAAGAGAGACTACAAACAAGAGACTACAAATGTAAGCTACCTGCTTATGAGAGCTTTTTCCTCCCCCCCCAAAAAGGGgggaagaaaaacttaaaagagGCTGACAAAATCTCACCTTACGAAGTAAATTTAAGTTTGCTGCTTAAAGATAAAGGAATGTTTATAAAGCACATTATCATACTCATGTAAAAGCATTTATTTGGTGCTTGGTACAAAAACTAGTTCTATGTGTAGTACATGAAGAAACCGAAAAGGGAGACAATGGTGagcaaccaaaaaaataatgctgacagaaaaataaagggTAGCagcctgagaaaaaaaatctgtataaaCTGATATTCAGAAATTTCAGATTTTGAATTCGTCACTACCTTCGAAACTTGTCAACTTCATTCAGTCATGAATAATTCTTCAGAATATAGAGTTTGCAAAATTCTCTCTCCTACCTCTCAAGAAAACGACAACAGCTTTGACAAGCACCAGGAGGATGGGTCGATAACCTGTTGCTTAGGtgcttcaaatccagcattAACAAGGACATATCCAGGTGCTGACATAGGCAACGACCATAACCTTGACTAACCTAACCGAAACTGAGTTGAGGCGCTCGAACACCCATCCCTCAACCCCCGAATTCACTTTGACTTGAGATGCTGCAATGCCCAAATCTTCACAGCCAAAGTTGGAAGTAAATTATATGTAAACACATGATTTGACCTGTCAAGAACTATTTCCAGTTAGGTATTAATCTACTTTTATCACGACCTGTAGATCTGTAACATTTTAATGTGTGAACAGATGCTACACTACTGCATTAAAAAGGATACTGAGGGAACAAGAGTGTAAACTTTCATTGTTAGCAAAAAGTTCACCCCCCCAGCATCCACAAAGAGCACCCCCCAActaaagctgagcatcttcctacgccactgtcgGGAATTCCCACACAGTGAACACCTTCACATGTACACTTTGAAAGGTTTGTTCCGCTTATCCTATTGTACATGTTACACTCTGTGTACTCTCATCTTGAGAAGAGCTCTGCTTGTGTACGAGTAatgttttttgatttttcttctgcgtTCCAAACCATTCAGCCACAACTCCTTGCTCAGAAACTGCATAGTATGTCGTTGCATCCATGCACAGTGAATTGGGTATTAGACTATTTATCGGATAGACCTCAGTATGTACGCTGGAATGGTACTTTTACATCCAGTATGATCAACACATTCACTGGAGCGCCCCAAGGCACTGTTTTATCCCCGTTTTTGTTTACACTATATACTTCTGATTTTAAGATTAAAGAAGAGTTATGCCATCTTCAGAAATACTCAGATGATTCTGCTATCGATGTATATTTAATGACAATGAGAACTTGTACAGAAAGCACATAGATGAGTTTGTGACATGGTGCGATTctaactttcttgttttgaacGCCAGCAAGACCAAAGAAATGATATtgattttagaaagaaaaaagggattGTCATCCTGTTTATATCAAGGATGAAGCTATTGAGATGGTTATAGGGTATAAGTACTTGGGAGTATTGTTAGATAGTAAATTAACCTGGTCTGACCATGTGGatgctgttttttaaaaaacacagacaagattGTTCTTTTCTGCGCAAACTGAGATCTTTTCAGGTTTGCAACAAGATGCTGTATATGTTTTATCAGATCATGGGTGTAGTGTGTAGAGTTTGCAGCGGTGTGCTGGGGAGGGATGCTTCTGTGCGGGACACTGGCAGGCTGGACAAGCTGATAAGAAAGCGAGCTCTGTTGTAGGTCTGAGCCTGGAGCTATTTGAACCCCTGTTGAGAGAAGGCTGGCCAGGAAG contains:
- the LOC112554362 gene encoding 60S ribosomal protein L34-like — encoded protein: MAQRLTLRRRLSYNTKSNRRRVSKTPGGKLVYLYTKKLGNTPRCGDCKLKLRGLTAARPLELSAMSKRHKHVTRTYGGSLCHTCVRSRIVRAFLIEEQKIVVRVLKAQEATKK